In one Verrucomicrobiota bacterium genomic region, the following are encoded:
- a CDS encoding response regulator encodes MITLRIPGQGFVLQDATGGLRVHTGQTNEPTVGEPVEVIGFPAMDDFSPRLEDAAFRSGGAGAAPTPKKVLAEQILQQGTNDALLVDMEARLLQSAHRKGVKLAAFIESDVPTRLRGDPGRLRQVLMNLLGNAVKFTERGEVSIHVRKQLETDTEAIVRFDIQDTGIGIPSEAQRRLFQPFMQADGSMTRKFGGTGLGLAISKELVEAMNGAIGVESALGKGSTFWFSVRLGKQIGPLKACRPNAASVAELRVLIVDDNDTNRRILQRQVESWGMRPLAASGAAEALEILRRLAAQGDPCPIAILDMQMPEIDGLQLARTIKADPAVCAARLLMLTSVGYRDTEAIRACGIEVQLTKPVKRSKLFDSLIDLISPDVAKA; translated from the coding sequence ATGATCACGTTGAGAATCCCCGGGCAAGGGTTTGTGCTCCAGGACGCGACCGGCGGCCTTCGCGTTCACACCGGGCAAACCAACGAGCCTACGGTGGGGGAACCGGTGGAGGTGATCGGTTTTCCCGCGATGGATGACTTCTCGCCCCGTTTGGAAGATGCCGCCTTCCGATCGGGGGGAGCGGGCGCGGCTCCAACTCCGAAAAAAGTCCTCGCGGAGCAGATTCTTCAGCAAGGAACGAACGATGCCTTGCTGGTGGACATGGAAGCTCGTCTCTTGCAATCCGCGCACCGCAAAGGAGTGAAGTTGGCCGCCTTCATCGAGTCAGATGTTCCCACCCGGTTGCGCGGCGATCCCGGACGCCTGCGGCAAGTGCTGATGAATCTCCTGGGCAACGCGGTCAAGTTTACCGAGCGCGGGGAAGTCTCGATTCATGTCCGCAAGCAACTGGAGACGGACACCGAAGCCATCGTCCGCTTCGACATCCAGGACACGGGGATCGGCATCCCCTCGGAAGCGCAGCGGCGTTTGTTTCAGCCTTTCATGCAAGCCGACGGATCGATGACCCGCAAATTCGGCGGGACCGGACTTGGGCTGGCGATATCGAAGGAACTGGTGGAAGCGATGAACGGCGCCATCGGAGTCGAGAGCGCGCTTGGCAAAGGCTCGACGTTTTGGTTCTCGGTGCGATTGGGCAAGCAGATTGGGCCGCTGAAAGCCTGCCGTCCGAATGCGGCGAGCGTGGCTGAGCTCCGTGTTTTGATCGTGGACGACAACGACACCAATCGCCGCATTCTCCAACGTCAGGTGGAATCCTGGGGCATGCGCCCGCTTGCCGCATCCGGCGCCGCTGAAGCTCTGGAAATTCTCCGCCGCCTGGCTGCGCAAGGCGATCCTTGCCCGATCGCCATCCTGGATATGCAGATGCCGGAGATCGACGGCCTGCAGTTGGCGCGAACCATTAAGGCGGATCCGGCTGTTTGTGCGGCGCGGTTGCTGATGTTGACCTCGGTGGGTTATCGGGACACCGAAGCGATACGCGCTTGCGGAATCGAAGTGCAACTCACGAAGCCGGTCAAGCGATCCAAGCTGTTCGACAGTCTGATCGACCTGATCAGTCCGGATGTCGCCAAAGCTTAG
- a CDS encoding response regulator produces MDPRFRILVAEDNEVNRDIAVYMLRKLGFASDTVSQGTEVLRALEQTRYDLVLMDCQMPGIDGYEAAREIRRRPDPIGRVPILALTAHALDGDRDKCLAAGMDDYLTKPLNLDDLQAALARWLPNGAAPRPAAASHSVKASEGVRKMGSAGGSPATVSDPPSGSAERHHSEGPSLLSPSVAVVPSGESPDGTGEWPVLPTIEFSEKHSEPIDSLESFDPAALDRLRKLAQATDASLLPRVLGAFVRDAARHIDALRRAVEARDQAVLHQETHTLKGACSNIGARKMGDLCRKLGDLDLRSQSVTCRRLWAELATEFTRVERRINAELKRSEVEGKPPGTARSAL; encoded by the coding sequence GTGGACCCGCGGTTCCGCATCCTCGTAGCCGAAGACAATGAAGTGAACCGGGACATCGCCGTTTACATGCTCCGCAAACTCGGATTCGCTTCCGACACGGTGTCCCAGGGCACAGAGGTTTTGCGCGCGCTGGAGCAGACTCGCTACGATCTCGTGTTGATGGATTGCCAGATGCCCGGCATCGATGGCTACGAAGCCGCGCGGGAAATTCGCCGCCGACCGGACCCGATTGGCCGCGTCCCGATCCTCGCGCTGACGGCTCATGCCTTGGACGGCGACCGCGACAAATGCCTGGCCGCAGGCATGGACGATTACCTGACCAAGCCGCTGAATCTGGACGATTTGCAGGCGGCCCTGGCGCGCTGGCTTCCCAACGGAGCCGCGCCCCGTCCGGCCGCTGCGAGCCACAGCGTCAAGGCGTCAGAGGGTGTCCGAAAAATGGGCAGCGCGGGCGGCTCGCCCGCCACGGTCAGCGACCCGCCGTCCGGAAGTGCGGAACGCCACCACTCGGAAGGGCCGTCATTATTGAGTCCAAGCGTCGCGGTCGTTCCGTCCGGCGAGTCGCCGGACGGCACAGGCGAGTGGCCTGTGCTACCCACGATCGAATTCTCCGAGAAGCACTCGGAACCCATCGATTCGCTGGAGTCGTTCGACCCCGCAGCCCTGGATCGACTTCGGAAACTGGCCCAGGCCACTGACGCATCTTTGCTCCCGCGAGTGTTGGGAGCTTTCGTCCGTGACGCGGCAAGGCATATCGATGCCCTGCGCAGGGCGGTTGAAGCCAGAGATCAGGCCGTTTTGCACCAAGAGACGCACACTCTGAAGGGCGCTTGCTCGAATATTGGCGCGCGCAAGATGGGAGATTTGTGCAGGAAATTGGGCGATTTGGACCTCCGCAGCCAGAGTGTAACCTGCCGAAGACTTTGGGCCGAACTGGCCACCGAGTTTACGCGCGTGGAACGCCGCATCAATGCGGAGTTGAAGCGCTCGGAGGTTGAAGGAAAGCCGCCAGGCACTGCTCGCAGCGCGTTATGA